Proteins from one Haloarchaeobius litoreus genomic window:
- a CDS encoding long-chain fatty acid--CoA ligase: MQTLADVLARERRGDAPALYAEGPTTQRYDYRRFLTTAWKTGNLLHKRGVRTGATVAIVPSARAQPVLTFLGASLLGAVTRFSPPRAVEARAFVAPTDRLAEYDIAPGTATVGYGADPESPAHDYWEGGVWSENPTMPPEPAAPSDPILDDGDRQYTHADLLAGATWAVEELGLAADDTVAVGGTVSSPPVIAAGILAPLVAGASIRLDGGDEEHVAVEGGGSVDVSAGFFDRESG; this comes from the coding sequence ATGCAGACGCTCGCCGACGTGCTGGCACGGGAGCGACGGGGCGACGCGCCCGCGCTCTACGCGGAGGGGCCGACGACGCAGCGCTACGACTACCGGCGCTTCCTGACGACGGCGTGGAAGACGGGCAACCTCCTGCACAAGCGCGGCGTGCGGACGGGAGCGACCGTCGCGATCGTCCCGTCGGCGCGCGCCCAGCCGGTGCTCACCTTCCTCGGGGCGTCGCTGCTGGGAGCGGTGACGCGATTCTCCCCGCCCAGAGCGGTCGAGGCGCGGGCGTTCGTCGCGCCGACCGACCGGCTCGCGGAGTACGACATCGCGCCGGGAACCGCGACGGTCGGCTACGGCGCGGACCCGGAGAGCCCGGCGCACGACTACTGGGAGGGTGGGGTCTGGAGCGAGAACCCGACGATGCCGCCCGAGCCCGCCGCGCCGTCGGACCCGATTCTCGACGACGGCGACCGGCAGTACACACACGCGGACCTGCTCGCCGGGGCGACGTGGGCCGTCGAGGAGCTGGGGCTGGCTGCCGACGACACGGTGGCGGTCGGTGGGACGGTCTCCTCGCCGCCGGTCATCGCGGCGGGCATCCTCGCGCCGCTGGTCGCGGGAGCGTCCATCCGACTCGACGGTGGCGACGAGGAGCACGTCGCGGTCGAGGGCGGCGGGAGCGTCGACGTGTCGGCGGGGTTCTTCGATCGGGAGTCGGGGTGA
- a CDS encoding AMP-binding protein, protein MESLEDVSEVAFEPSQEFVESTNVWEFMQEYDIADYDELIERTTTEDDGFDQSGVDWFWDELVDYLGIEFYEEYDTVRDDSDGPQFTDWYPGGELNLAHNVVDRHAAADSETRNKVATIWEGEDGEVREVTYHELHRQSNQVANYLESVGIETGDTVGLYMPMVPEVVSILYGCFKVGAIAVPIFSGFGVDATATRISDSECSVLFTGDGFYRRGGEVRLKGAADDAIDEAGHVEHTVVYERLGLVSSEEESIEWKRRDDTWEEAIESQSDDYDSKSLDSSQESMLLYSSGTTGKPKGIVHTHAGVQLQCAKELYFGFDLKPSDRFFWVSDIGWMMGPWTLIGNHTFGNTIFMYEGAPDHPEPDRFWEMIDRHGLTQFGISPTAIRALRKHGDEWVEKHDLSSLRILGSTGEPWDPESWQWFLETVGGGEAPIINISGGTEICGCFLMPMPINSLKPCTLGGPGLGMDIDIVDSTGESIRDTHERGFLVARDSCPSMTKSLWSGDERYLDEYWSSWDDLWDHGDWAQMDEDGFWFLHGRADDALNVAGRKVGPAEVEGALMDHDAVNQAAAVGAPDDTTGTAVVTYVILEDGYEETDELRDELRAQVGEELGKPFRPREILFVDEFPKTQSGKIIRRAIEATYQGEELGDMSSIENPEALERLADAR, encoded by the coding sequence ATGGAATCCCTGGAAGACGTATCCGAGGTGGCGTTCGAACCGTCCCAGGAGTTCGTCGAGTCGACGAACGTCTGGGAGTTCATGCAGGAGTACGACATCGCGGACTACGACGAGCTCATCGAGCGGACGACTACCGAGGACGACGGCTTCGACCAGTCGGGCGTCGACTGGTTCTGGGACGAACTCGTCGACTACCTCGGCATCGAGTTCTACGAGGAGTACGACACGGTCCGGGACGACAGCGACGGGCCGCAGTTCACCGACTGGTACCCCGGCGGGGAACTCAACCTCGCGCACAACGTGGTGGACCGCCACGCCGCTGCCGACAGCGAGACACGCAACAAGGTCGCGACCATCTGGGAGGGCGAGGACGGCGAGGTGCGGGAGGTCACCTACCACGAGCTGCACCGCCAGTCCAACCAGGTGGCGAACTACCTGGAGTCGGTCGGCATCGAGACGGGCGACACCGTGGGGCTGTACATGCCGATGGTGCCCGAGGTCGTCTCCATCCTCTACGGCTGCTTCAAGGTGGGCGCGATCGCGGTGCCCATCTTCTCGGGCTTCGGCGTCGACGCGACGGCGACGCGCATCTCGGACTCGGAGTGCTCGGTCCTGTTCACCGGCGACGGCTTCTACCGCCGCGGCGGCGAGGTCCGGCTGAAGGGCGCGGCCGACGACGCCATCGACGAGGCGGGCCACGTCGAGCACACCGTCGTCTACGAGCGCCTCGGCCTCGTCAGCAGCGAGGAGGAGTCCATCGAGTGGAAGCGCCGCGACGACACCTGGGAGGAAGCCATCGAGAGCCAGTCCGACGACTACGACTCGAAGTCCCTCGACTCCAGCCAGGAGTCGATGCTGCTGTACTCCTCGGGGACGACGGGGAAGCCGAAGGGCATCGTCCACACCCACGCCGGCGTCCAGCTCCAGTGCGCGAAGGAGCTCTACTTCGGCTTCGACCTCAAGCCCTCGGACCGCTTCTTCTGGGTGAGCGACATCGGCTGGATGATGGGGCCGTGGACGCTCATCGGCAACCACACGTTCGGCAACACCATCTTCATGTACGAGGGCGCGCCGGACCACCCCGAGCCCGACCGCTTCTGGGAGATGATCGACCGCCACGGACTCACCCAGTTCGGCATCTCGCCGACGGCCATCCGCGCGCTGCGCAAGCACGGCGACGAGTGGGTGGAGAAGCACGACCTCTCCAGCCTGCGCATCCTCGGCTCCACCGGCGAGCCGTGGGACCCCGAGTCCTGGCAGTGGTTCCTGGAGACGGTCGGCGGCGGCGAGGCACCCATCATCAACATCTCCGGCGGCACGGAGATCTGTGGCTGCTTCCTCATGCCGATGCCCATCAACTCGCTCAAGCCCTGCACGCTCGGCGGCCCCGGCCTCGGGATGGACATCGACATCGTCGACTCCACCGGCGAGTCCATCAGGGACACCCACGAGCGCGGCTTCCTCGTCGCGCGCGACTCCTGTCCCTCGATGACGAAGAGCCTCTGGTCGGGCGACGAGCGCTACCTCGACGAGTACTGGTCCTCCTGGGACGACCTCTGGGACCACGGCGACTGGGCCCAGATGGACGAGGACGGCTTCTGGTTCCTCCACGGCCGCGCGGACGACGCGCTCAACGTGGCCGGCCGGAAGGTCGGCCCCGCCGAGGTCGAGGGCGCGCTGATGGACCACGACGCGGTGAACCAGGCCGCCGCCGTCGGTGCCCCCGACGACACCACCGGTACCGCCGTCGTCACCTACGTCATCCTCGAGGACGGCTACGAGGAGACCGACGAACTCCGCGACGAACTCCGCGCACAGGTCGGCGAGGAGCTCGGCAAGCCGTTCCGCCCGCGCGAGATCCTGTTCGTCGACGAGTTCCCGAAGACCCAGTCCGGGAAGATCATCCGCCGCGCCATCGAGGCGACCTACCAGGGCGAGGAGCTCGGCGACATGAGCAGCATCGAGAACCCCGAGGCGCTGGAGCGGCTGGCGGACGCGCGGTAA
- a CDS encoding DUF7351 domain-containing protein encodes MTDGFDEDRALSLLANGVRVEIVRALGEATVESDGLGFLAYSELLARVSVSDSGQFNYHLGELTGPFVRKTDRGYVLSSRGMLAFQHLVGGGFTTGLRVDAFDIDQDCHQCGNELVAEYGIGWRQPLEPLFTVKCWDCRAEYARTYVPPRGAGARSQAELLVAADQWNRMETASLVRGVCPWCGGHVDTTVQERDGDLPASDDGKDLEVYVEHHCRSCTGFHYTAVGETLRYHHEVIAFFAERGHDLHTIPKWELPWAVVDDHLTWYTDPWDLYVEVPCEGDTLRARLDGEARVVETELL; translated from the coding sequence ATGACCGACGGCTTCGACGAGGACCGCGCGCTCTCGCTGCTCGCGAACGGGGTGCGCGTCGAGATCGTCCGCGCGCTCGGCGAGGCGACCGTCGAGAGCGACGGACTCGGCTTCCTCGCGTACTCGGAGCTGCTGGCCCGCGTCTCCGTCTCGGACTCGGGGCAGTTCAACTACCACCTCGGCGAGCTCACGGGGCCGTTCGTCCGGAAGACCGACCGGGGGTACGTGCTCTCCTCGCGGGGGATGCTCGCGTTCCAGCACCTCGTCGGCGGCGGGTTCACAACGGGCCTCCGGGTCGACGCGTTCGACATCGACCAGGACTGTCACCAGTGCGGGAACGAACTCGTCGCGGAGTACGGCATCGGCTGGAGACAGCCACTGGAGCCACTGTTCACCGTCAAGTGCTGGGACTGCCGCGCGGAGTACGCCCGGACGTACGTGCCGCCACGGGGTGCCGGGGCGCGCTCGCAGGCGGAGCTGCTCGTCGCGGCCGACCAGTGGAACCGCATGGAGACCGCATCCCTCGTCCGCGGTGTCTGCCCGTGGTGCGGCGGACACGTCGACACCACGGTCCAGGAGCGCGACGGCGACCTCCCGGCGTCGGACGACGGGAAGGACCTTGAGGTGTACGTGGAGCATCACTGTCGTTCCTGCACCGGTTTTCACTACACCGCCGTCGGTGAGACGCTCCGGTACCACCACGAGGTCATCGCCTTCTTCGCCGAGCGCGGGCACGACCTCCACACCATCCCGAAGTGGGAGCTCCCGTGGGCCGTCGTCGACGATCACCTCACGTGGTACACGGACCCGTGGGACCTGTACGTCGAGGTGCCCTGCGAGGGCGACACGCTGCGGGCCCGCCTCGACGGCGAGGCACGGGTCGTCGAGACCGAACTCCTGTAA
- a CDS encoding nucleotide exchange factor GrpE, giving the protein MDEDEDTEQPTPEQGSAAADEPPESPPEEAEESTDDAVVDEEQTAEASAESDAPASDASEASQAAATEEDSATDEDAATAAADVDAEPAGSPVGEDLVGRASQYDEELGAEVAALVERAFELKDDADDLRRRVDELEDERAELEEEREDLKQRLVRKQADFKNYKERAKKKQDQIRDRATEDLVERLLPVRDNLTRALEQEGEDADIREGVEATLRDFDRVLEEENVEEIVPAEGDDVDPQRHEVMVRVDSELPEGDIVDVYRPGYEMADKVIQTAQVTVSNGADHEPEEAVALGGEVETDDDGDDDGTGASETAAADDEVPSGEGDGEAPEGEEATAGDNRH; this is encoded by the coding sequence ATGGACGAAGACGAGGATACGGAGCAGCCGACCCCGGAGCAGGGGTCGGCAGCCGCAGACGAGCCACCGGAGTCGCCCCCGGAGGAGGCCGAGGAATCCACCGACGACGCGGTGGTCGACGAGGAGCAGACCGCCGAGGCGTCGGCTGAGTCCGACGCGCCAGCGTCCGACGCGTCCGAGGCCTCGCAGGCGGCGGCCACCGAGGAAGACTCGGCGACGGACGAGGACGCGGCCACCGCAGCGGCGGACGTGGACGCCGAGCCCGCCGGCTCCCCCGTCGGCGAGGACCTCGTCGGGCGCGCGAGCCAGTACGATGAGGAGCTCGGTGCCGAGGTCGCCGCACTCGTCGAGCGCGCGTTCGAACTGAAGGACGACGCGGACGACCTCCGGCGCCGAGTCGACGAGCTGGAGGACGAGCGCGCGGAGCTCGAGGAGGAGCGCGAGGACCTGAAACAGCGCCTCGTGCGGAAGCAGGCGGACTTCAAGAACTACAAGGAGCGGGCGAAGAAGAAGCAGGACCAGATCCGCGACCGTGCGACGGAGGACCTCGTCGAGCGACTCCTGCCGGTCCGGGACAACCTCACCCGTGCGCTCGAACAGGAGGGCGAGGACGCGGACATCCGCGAGGGTGTCGAGGCGACGCTGCGCGACTTCGACCGCGTGCTGGAGGAGGAGAACGTCGAGGAGATCGTCCCGGCGGAGGGCGACGACGTCGACCCGCAGCGCCACGAGGTGATGGTACGGGTCGACAGCGAGCTTCCGGAGGGCGACATCGTCGATGTCTACCGACCGGGTTACGAGATGGCCGACAAGGTCATCCAGACGGCGCAGGTGACGGTGAGCAACGGGGCCGACCACGAGCCCGAGGAGGCCGTCGCCCTCGGCGGCGAGGTCGAGACCGACGACGACGGCGATGACGATGGGACGGGGGCGTCGGAGACGGCCGCTGCGGACGACGAGGTGCCGTCGGGCGAGGGCGATGGCGAGGCACCGGAGGGTGAGGAAGCAACCGCCGGTGACAACCGACACTGA
- the dnaJ gene encoding molecular chaperone DnaJ: protein MSEDFYDVLGVGRDASEDEIKQAYRKKAAEYHPDVSDAEDAEEKFKQVKKAKEVLTDDQKRQAYDRLGHERFEQAEKRGGFDQGAGGGAGGFGGGRGGDPFGGQGGMGGINDIFEQFFGGGQGGQRSRDRGPQPGRDLRTQITLDLEEVYEGVEKQVTISRPAHCDTCEGEGHPPDADVETCPDCNGQGRVTRVQQTPLGRVQQTQTCPRCEGDGELYDEQCADCGGDGVVAEEASLSVEIPPGVQNGQTIRMGGEGAVGDPGAPRGDLIIEVSVADHDSFEREGDDLYHRLPISFPQAVFGDTVEIETLGGRVELEIPEGTQSGETFRLRGKGMPHLRRRGNGDLFVQAHVVTPSDLNEEQREALEAFAEAGGEDIEVKKGFFEKIESFF from the coding sequence ATGAGTGAGGACTTCTACGACGTTCTCGGTGTCGGCAGGGACGCGTCCGAGGACGAGATCAAGCAGGCCTACCGGAAGAAGGCCGCCGAGTACCATCCGGACGTGTCCGACGCGGAGGACGCCGAGGAGAAGTTCAAGCAGGTGAAGAAGGCGAAGGAGGTCCTCACCGACGACCAGAAGCGCCAGGCGTACGACCGCCTCGGCCACGAGCGCTTCGAGCAGGCCGAGAAGCGCGGCGGCTTCGACCAGGGCGCGGGCGGCGGCGCTGGCGGCTTCGGCGGCGGTCGCGGTGGGGACCCATTCGGCGGCCAGGGTGGCATGGGTGGCATCAACGACATCTTCGAGCAGTTCTTCGGCGGCGGCCAGGGCGGCCAGCGCTCACGCGACCGTGGCCCACAGCCCGGCCGCGACCTCCGCACGCAGATCACACTCGACCTCGAGGAGGTGTACGAGGGCGTCGAGAAGCAGGTGACCATCTCCCGACCCGCACACTGTGACACGTGCGAGGGGGAGGGCCACCCGCCCGACGCCGACGTCGAGACCTGCCCCGACTGCAACGGCCAGGGTCGGGTGACACGCGTCCAGCAGACCCCGCTGGGGCGCGTCCAGCAGACCCAGACCTGCCCCCGCTGCGAGGGCGACGGCGAGCTGTACGACGAGCAGTGCGCGGACTGCGGCGGCGACGGCGTCGTCGCCGAGGAGGCCTCCCTGAGCGTCGAGATCCCCCCCGGCGTGCAGAACGGCCAGACCATCCGCATGGGCGGTGAGGGTGCGGTCGGCGACCCCGGCGCACCCCGTGGCGACCTCATCATCGAGGTCAGCGTCGCCGACCACGACTCCTTCGAGCGCGAGGGCGACGACCTCTACCACCGGCTGCCCATCTCCTTCCCGCAGGCCGTCTTCGGCGACACCGTCGAGATCGAGACGCTGGGGGGCCGCGTCGAACTCGAGATCCCCGAGGGCACCCAGAGCGGCGAGACCTTCCGCCTGCGCGGCAAGGGGATGCCCCACCTCCGTCGGCGCGGCAACGGTGACCTGTTCGTCCAGGCTCACGTGGTGACGCCGTCGGACCTGAACGAGGAGCAGCGCGAGGCGCTGGAGGCGTTCGCCGAGGCGGGCGGCGAGGACATCGAGGTCAAGAAGGGGTTCTTCGAGAAGATCGAGAGCTTCTTCTGA
- a CDS encoding CPBP family intramembrane glutamic endopeptidase, producing the protein MTDTHARTGPVRTAIAAAGLTVLAIVVSTLVGVVFLVPSLALGLDIETTLGLLLLTAAGQVGFLLFGLAYARRRGLSIPVRAPTGRQVGYALAGTLVALVVAVGLSVLLAAFDLVPGSVIEESGTIDPDFFLGVAILSVLIVAPAEEYLFRGVVQGRLRETFGPVGSVLGSSLLFGSVHLSNYTGSVEQVVAGVLLIAGTGAILGALYEWTDNLTVPIVTHALYNVVLAGTAYVTAV; encoded by the coding sequence GTGACCGACACACACGCCAGAACCGGCCCGGTCCGGACCGCCATCGCGGCGGCCGGCCTCACCGTGCTCGCCATCGTCGTCTCGACGCTCGTCGGCGTCGTCTTCCTCGTCCCGTCGCTCGCGCTCGGGCTCGACATCGAGACCACGCTCGGACTGCTCCTGCTGACGGCCGCCGGGCAGGTCGGTTTCCTCCTGTTCGGACTCGCGTACGCACGACGACGCGGACTCTCGATTCCGGTCCGCGCCCCGACCGGCCGTCAGGTCGGCTACGCGCTGGCTGGCACCCTCGTCGCCCTCGTCGTCGCGGTCGGGCTGTCCGTGCTGCTCGCCGCCTTCGACCTCGTGCCGGGCTCGGTCATCGAGGAGAGCGGGACCATCGACCCGGACTTCTTCCTCGGTGTCGCGATCCTCTCGGTCCTCATCGTCGCGCCCGCCGAGGAGTACCTGTTCCGCGGCGTCGTGCAGGGTCGGCTCCGCGAGACGTTCGGGCCCGTCGGCTCGGTGCTTGGCTCCAGCCTGCTGTTCGGCTCGGTCCACCTCTCGAACTACACCGGCTCCGTCGAGCAGGTCGTCGCCGGCGTACTGCTCATCGCCGGCACCGGGGCCATCCTCGGCGCGCTGTACGAGTGGACCGACAACCTCACCGTCCCCATCGTCACCCACGCGCTCTACAACGTCGTCCTCGCCGGGACGGCCTACGTGACTGCCGTGTAG
- a CDS encoding GerW family sporulation protein — MSERAIEHEASTEDHPDATLASAGDIITGLLDRVTESAAVRAVYGEPVEAHGRTVIPVAKVAYGLGAGSGTDAGEAEEDDGEGAHESGGSGGGAGVAARPVGVVEVTDDGTRFVRFDDRRKLALGLGLGLGVVLGYLLGRRRRGGD, encoded by the coding sequence ATGAGCGAACGCGCCATCGAGCACGAGGCATCGACCGAGGATCACCCGGACGCGACGTTGGCGTCGGCGGGCGACATCATCACGGGGTTGCTCGACCGCGTGACCGAGTCGGCCGCCGTGCGCGCGGTGTACGGCGAGCCCGTCGAGGCGCACGGCCGGACTGTCATCCCGGTCGCGAAGGTCGCCTACGGCCTCGGCGCGGGGAGTGGCACCGACGCCGGCGAAGCCGAGGAGGACGACGGTGAGGGAGCGCACGAGAGCGGCGGCAGCGGTGGCGGCGCTGGCGTCGCGGCCCGACCGGTCGGCGTGGTCGAGGTGACCGACGACGGCACGCGGTTCGTCCGGTTCGACGACCGCCGCAAGCTCGCGCTCGGGCTCGGCCTCGGCCTCGGCGTCGTCCTCGGCTACCTGCTCGGGCGTCGCCGACGCGGTGGCGACTGA
- a CDS encoding glycosyltransferase: MRVAFVALETALHVDSEANRRLKGIAEDLAARGHDVCVFCAKWWTGDIPEWEHEDVTYRGLVDDIESERKFRYALPMAVRKFGAEVVHAAGRPAKQVSAAKKAARVARAPLITDWYGDCEEYGRAHRKALRKSDRVVTPSEMVRTHVWEHGAADDGVEVIPNSIDFDLLQSVEPRRVADVVYARRLDEGANLESLLLALAELRQVDWSAVVIGDGPERAAYEQQARDLRIDDRITWLGECDREQQVAVYRGAHVFAQTARECLFATELLWALACGCIGIVEYHADSSAHELLVRRDAEFDRGFRTTSEQELAAAISEAAGMERYTVDDRFAEFDDRQILERYLACYREEMESVGLF; encoded by the coding sequence ATGCGTGTCGCGTTCGTCGCGCTGGAGACGGCACTCCACGTCGACAGCGAGGCGAACCGACGGCTGAAGGGAATCGCGGAGGACCTCGCGGCTCGCGGCCACGACGTCTGCGTGTTCTGTGCGAAGTGGTGGACCGGCGACATCCCGGAGTGGGAACACGAGGACGTCACCTACCGCGGACTGGTGGACGACATCGAGTCGGAGCGGAAGTTCCGCTACGCACTGCCGATGGCGGTCCGGAAGTTCGGCGCGGAGGTCGTCCACGCGGCCGGCCGGCCGGCGAAGCAGGTGTCGGCGGCGAAGAAGGCGGCGCGGGTCGCGAGAGCGCCGCTGATAACCGACTGGTACGGCGATTGCGAGGAGTACGGGCGGGCGCACCGGAAGGCGCTGAGGAAGTCCGACCGGGTGGTCACGCCGTCGGAGATGGTCCGTACGCACGTCTGGGAGCACGGCGCGGCGGACGACGGGGTCGAGGTCATTCCGAACAGTATCGACTTCGACCTGCTGCAGTCCGTCGAGCCCCGACGGGTCGCCGACGTGGTGTACGCCCGGCGGCTGGACGAGGGGGCGAACCTCGAATCGCTCCTCCTGGCGCTCGCGGAACTCCGGCAGGTGGACTGGTCGGCGGTGGTCATCGGCGACGGGCCGGAGCGGGCCGCGTACGAGCAGCAGGCACGGGACCTGCGCATCGACGACCGCATCACGTGGCTCGGCGAGTGCGACCGCGAGCAGCAGGTCGCGGTGTACCGCGGCGCGCACGTGTTCGCCCAGACCGCCCGCGAGTGCCTGTTCGCCACCGAGCTGCTGTGGGCGCTCGCCTGTGGCTGCATCGGCATCGTGGAGTACCACGCCGACTCGTCGGCCCACGAGCTGCTCGTCCGACGGGACGCCGAGTTCGACCGCGGCTTCCGCACCACGAGCGAGCAGGAGCTCGCCGCCGCCATCAGCGAGGCCGCGGGCATGGAGCGGTACACCGTGGACGACCGGTTCGCGGAGTTCGACGACCGGCAGATCCTGGAGCGCTACCTGGCGTGCTACCGCGAGGAGATGGAGTCGGTGGGGCTGTTCTGA
- the dnaK gene encoding molecular chaperone DnaK → MASNKIIGIDLGTTNSAFAVMEGGDPEIIVNSEGNRTTPSVVAFTDDGERLVGKPAKNQAIQNPERTIASIKRHMGEDDYTVEIDGEDYTPEEISAMILQKIKRDAEEYLGEDVEKAVITVPAYFSDRQRQATKDAGEIAGFEVERIINEPTAAAMAYGLDDDSDQTVLVYDLGGGTFDVSILDLGGGVYEVVATNGDNDLGGDDWDEAIIDWLADEFENDHGIDLREDRQALQRLKDAAEEAKIELSSRKETEINLPFITATDDGPIHLEKSVTRAKFENLTSDLIDRTVEPTEQALADASYDKDDIDEVLLVGGSTRMPQVKEKVSELIGQEPKKNVNPDEAVALGAAIQGGVLGGEVDDIVLLDVTPLSLGIEVKGGLFERLIEKNTTIPTEESKIFTTAADSQTSVQVRVFQGEREMAEDNELLGEFHLTGIPPAPAGTPQIEVTFSIDENGIVNVSAEDKGSGNREDITIEGGAGLSDAEIDQMQAEAEEHAEEDRQRRERIEAKNNAEATLQRAETLLEENEEAVDDDLRETIEAEMDEVEAVISDDDASKDEIEAAAESLSKELQEIGKQMYEGAAAPNGGMGGGAAGGAAPGGDAAEDDEEFVDADFEDVEDDADAAEDDEE, encoded by the coding sequence ATGGCGAGCAACAAGATAATCGGAATCGACCTTGGGACGACCAACTCCGCGTTCGCGGTGATGGAAGGTGGCGACCCCGAGATCATCGTCAACAGCGAGGGGAACCGGACGACGCCCTCCGTCGTCGCGTTCACGGACGACGGCGAGCGACTCGTCGGCAAACCGGCGAAGAACCAGGCCATCCAGAACCCCGAGCGCACCATCGCGTCCATCAAGCGCCACATGGGCGAGGACGACTACACCGTCGAGATCGACGGCGAGGACTACACGCCGGAGGAGATCTCGGCGATGATCCTCCAGAAGATCAAGCGCGACGCCGAGGAGTACCTCGGCGAGGACGTCGAGAAGGCAGTCATCACGGTGCCGGCGTACTTCAGCGACCGCCAGCGCCAGGCGACGAAGGACGCCGGCGAGATCGCCGGCTTCGAGGTCGAGCGCATCATCAACGAGCCGACCGCCGCCGCGATGGCGTACGGGCTCGACGACGACTCCGACCAGACCGTCCTCGTCTACGACCTCGGGGGCGGCACGTTCGACGTCTCCATCCTCGACCTCGGTGGCGGCGTCTACGAGGTCGTCGCCACGAACGGCGACAACGACCTCGGTGGCGACGACTGGGACGAGGCCATCATCGACTGGCTCGCCGACGAGTTCGAGAACGACCACGGCATCGACCTGCGCGAGGACCGGCAGGCGCTCCAGCGCCTGAAGGACGCCGCCGAGGAGGCGAAGATCGAGCTCAGTAGTCGAAAGGAGACGGAGATCAACCTCCCGTTCATCACGGCGACCGACGACGGTCCCATCCACCTGGAGAAGTCGGTGACGCGGGCGAAGTTCGAGAACCTCACGAGCGACCTCATCGACCGCACGGTCGAGCCGACCGAGCAGGCACTGGCGGACGCGAGCTACGACAAGGACGACATCGACGAGGTGCTGCTCGTCGGGGGCTCCACCCGGATGCCCCAGGTCAAGGAGAAGGTCTCCGAGCTCATCGGCCAGGAGCCCAAGAAGAACGTCAACCCGGACGAGGCCGTCGCGCTGGGCGCTGCCATCCAGGGCGGCGTGCTCGGCGGCGAGGTCGACGACATCGTCCTGCTCGACGTGACGCCGCTGTCGCTCGGTATCGAGGTCAAGGGTGGCCTGTTCGAGCGTCTCATCGAGAAGAACACCACCATCCCGACCGAGGAGTCGAAGATCTTCACCACGGCCGCGGACAGCCAGACGTCCGTGCAGGTCCGCGTGTTCCAGGGTGAACGCGAGATGGCCGAGGACAACGAGCTGCTCGGCGAGTTCCACCTGACCGGTATCCCGCCGGCACCGGCCGGAACGCCGCAGATCGAGGTCACGTTCAGCATCGACGAGAACGGCATCGTGAACGTCTCCGCCGAGGACAAGGGGTCGGGCAACCGCGAGGACATCACCATCGAGGGTGGTGCCGGTCTCTCGGACGCCGAGATCGACCAGATGCAGGCCGAGGCCGAGGAGCACGCCGAGGAGGACCGCCAGCGCCGCGAGCGCATCGAGGCGAAGAACAACGCCGAGGCGACGCTCCAGCGCGCCGAGACGCTGCTCGAGGAGAACGAGGAGGCCGTCGACGACGACCTGCGCGAGACCATCGAGGCCGAGATGGACGAGGTCGAGGCGGTCATCTCGGACGACGATGCGAGCAAGGACGAGATCGAGGCCGCCGCGGAGTCGCTCTCGAAGGAGCTGCAGGAGATCGGCAAGCAGATGTACGAGGGTGCGGCGGCCCCGAACGGTGGCATGGGTGGCGGCGCGGCCGGCGGCGCAGCCCCCGGCGGCGACGCGGCCGAGGACGACGAGGAGTTCGTCGACGCCGACTTCGAGGACGTCGAGGACGACGCCGATGCGGCCGAGGACGACGAGGAGTAA